The Nitrospirota bacterium genome includes a window with the following:
- a CDS encoding CBS domain-containing protein, producing the protein MPLFGELFLSDVIKQSVFDPKGEIMGRLRDTIVIKGDPLPKVAALIVERKKELYRIEWESMNIFNRRIISTYLDMDSVKPYERSEEDLLAVRDILDKQIVDANGAKVVRVNDIKLEGYEGDAVLVAVDVGMRGIMRRLGVEHGSEEFLRLFGTSLPYNLISWNYLQPLKPKLKTISLTVPRQMVSELHPADIAEIISQVSREEGTHLFRDLDIETAAEALSELKPEMQAEIITAMEPGKAADIIEEMPPDEAADVLSDLPTEKAKEILEHIEREEAEDIQELLGHEEDTAGGIMTNEFIAYPPDASIAEAFERFKKDGEEIESAYYIYIIDEEEKLIGVTSLREMLLAEPTTRLSEIMETKLKTVTPDTDEMVAAEIISKYNLFALPVVDSEGFMLGIIATDDIIDRILPPAAKRKRRRV; encoded by the coding sequence ATGCCGCTCTTCGGTGAGTTATTCCTCAGTGATGTGATCAAGCAGTCCGTCTTCGATCCGAAAGGCGAGATCATGGGACGGCTGAGGGATACTATTGTCATCAAGGGAGACCCGCTCCCCAAAGTGGCGGCGCTCATCGTGGAACGGAAAAAGGAGCTCTACCGCATCGAATGGGAGAGCATGAACATCTTCAATAGGAGGATCATCTCGACCTATCTCGATATGGATTCGGTAAAGCCCTACGAGCGGAGCGAAGAGGATCTCCTGGCTGTGCGCGATATCCTCGATAAGCAGATCGTGGATGCGAACGGCGCCAAGGTGGTGCGGGTCAACGATATCAAGCTCGAAGGGTACGAGGGCGATGCCGTACTGGTTGCGGTCGATGTGGGCATGAGGGGCATCATGCGACGCCTCGGCGTAGAGCACGGGAGCGAGGAGTTCCTGCGCCTGTTCGGGACCTCTTTGCCGTACAATCTTATCAGCTGGAACTACCTCCAGCCGCTCAAGCCCAAGCTGAAGACGATCTCGCTCACGGTCCCGCGCCAGATGGTCTCCGAGCTCCACCCCGCCGACATCGCCGAGATCATAAGCCAGGTTTCGCGGGAAGAGGGGACCCATCTCTTCAGGGACCTCGATATCGAGACCGCTGCAGAGGCGCTGTCCGAGCTGAAGCCCGAGATGCAGGCCGAGATCATAACCGCCATGGAGCCCGGAAAGGCCGCGGACATTATCGAGGAGATGCCGCCCGACGAAGCAGCCGACGTCCTGAGCGATCTCCCGACCGAGAAGGCGAAGGAGATCCTGGAGCACATAGAGAGAGAAGAGGCGGAAGATATCCAGGAGCTCCTCGGGCACGAAGAAGATACCGCGGGCGGCATCATGACGAATGAGTTCATCGCCTACCCGCCCGACGCGTCGATTGCCGAGGCCTTCGAGCGATTTAAAAAGGATGGCGAAGAGATCGAGTCCGCCTATTATATTTACATCATCGATGAAGAAGAAAAGCTCATCGGGGTGACCTCGCTCAGGGAGATGCTCCTCGCCGAGCCGACGACCCGGCTTTCCGAGATCATGGAGACGAAGCTCAAGACCGTGACACCCGATACGGATGAGATGGTGGCTGCCGAGATCATCTCGAAGTACAATCTTTTCGCCCTGCCGGTGGTCGACAGCGAAGGCTTCATGCTCGGCATCATCGCTACCGACGATATCATCGACAGGATACTTCCTCCTGCTGCGAAGCGCAAAAGGAGGAGGGTGTGA
- a CDS encoding Nramp family divalent metal transporter — protein sequence MTRWRRLILFFAVMGPGIITANIDNDASGITTYSVAGARFGYGLLWTLIPTTVALVVIQEMVARMGAVTGKGLSDLIREHYGIKIAFYMMLGLLIANLGTTVANLAGWAASMEILGFSKYIMIPVGALSIWILVTKGSYRAVERFLLIACLLYFGYVISGLMARPEWGPVLTSTLVPQLRWDSEYIVLSIAIIGTTITPWMQFYLQSSIAEKGIKKEDYAASRLDVVIGCLITDIISFFIIVTCGTLLFPHGIRINEAAEAAAALKPLAGEYASLIFALSLANASLLGAIIVPLATAYYICEAMGWEAGINKTFKEAPQFMWIYTLTIALASLAVLLPGAPLVSLMVLSSVINGLVLPFVLIYAILLVNNEKLMGEYVNPRSYNAIAWGTVIVIIGLTAFLVVTAFFPIAPIGGST from the coding sequence GTGACGCGGTGGAGGCGGCTCATCCTCTTCTTTGCGGTGATGGGGCCGGGCATCATCACCGCGAACATCGATAACGACGCCAGCGGCATCACGACCTATTCCGTTGCCGGCGCCCGCTTCGGCTATGGGCTGCTCTGGACCCTGATCCCGACCACGGTAGCCCTGGTCGTCATACAGGAGATGGTGGCGCGCATGGGCGCGGTCACGGGCAAGGGGCTTTCCGATCTCATCCGCGAGCACTACGGGATCAAGATCGCCTTTTACATGATGCTCGGGCTGCTCATCGCGAACCTGGGGACCACCGTCGCCAACCTCGCCGGATGGGCCGCGAGCATGGAGATCCTCGGCTTCAGCAAGTATATAATGATTCCCGTCGGGGCGCTCTCCATCTGGATCCTGGTTACGAAGGGGAGCTACCGCGCGGTCGAACGGTTTCTCCTGATCGCCTGTCTCCTGTATTTCGGCTATGTGATCTCCGGGCTCATGGCGAGGCCGGAGTGGGGACCGGTGCTCACGAGCACGCTGGTGCCGCAGCTTCGGTGGGATTCGGAGTATATCGTGCTGAGTATCGCCATCATCGGTACAACGATCACCCCGTGGATGCAGTTCTATCTCCAGTCGTCCATAGCCGAGAAGGGGATCAAGAAGGAGGATTACGCCGCCTCCCGGCTGGATGTCGTCATCGGGTGCCTCATTACCGACATCATCAGCTTCTTTATTATCGTCACTTGCGGGACGCTGCTCTTTCCCCACGGAATACGGATCAATGAGGCTGCCGAGGCTGCTGCTGCGTTGAAGCCGCTCGCCGGAGAGTACGCTTCGCTCATCTTCGCGCTCAGCCTCGCCAATGCCTCGCTCCTCGGCGCGATTATCGTCCCCCTCGCGACCGCCTACTACATCTGTGAGGCGATGGGGTGGGAGGCGGGGATCAACAAGACCTTCAAAGAGGCGCCTCAGTTCATGTGGATCTATACGCTCACGATTGCGCTGGCATCCCTCGCGGTATTGCTGCCGGGCGCGCCGCTCGTCTCCCTCATGGTGCTCTCGTCGGTTATCAACGGGCTGGTCCTGCCGTTCGTTCTCATCTATGCAATCCTGCTGGTCAATAACGAGAAGCTGATGGGAGAGTATGTCAATCCCCGGAGCTATAATGCCATCGCCTGGGGTACGGTTATTGTCATCATCGGCCTTACCGCGTTTCTGGTGGTGACGGCCTTTTTCCCCATCGCCCCCATAGGAGGAAGCACGTAA
- the mtnA gene encoding S-methyl-5-thioribose-1-phosphate isomerase: MVKTIEWKDGKVVMLDQSRLPLEVTYVECADYQKVAEGIKKLWIRGAPAIGIAAAMGIALGAQDLKAGSADDFLERLEPVMQAILATRPTAVNIRWAVERIRRLLAAHRDEPVAKLKQLLIDESCKILAEDIEINKTIGTWGAQFIRDGDTILTHCNAGSLATGGYGTATAPMLVAKEQGKRIQVIADETRPVLQGARLTSWELMQAGIPVTLITDNMAGALMKRGMIDLAIVGTDRTTRNGDVANKIGTYTVAVLCKEHGIPFYVAAPLSSIDFTMASGDLIPIEERGADEVTTVWGHRVAPEGVNVINLAFDVTPSTYVTALFTEKGAFRPHDLKRLMRDTADIEAVRLKPS; this comes from the coding sequence ATGGTCAAGACGATAGAATGGAAGGACGGGAAGGTCGTCATGCTCGACCAGAGCAGACTTCCCCTCGAAGTGACGTATGTGGAGTGCGCCGACTACCAGAAGGTGGCCGAGGGCATCAAAAAGCTCTGGATACGCGGCGCGCCGGCCATAGGAATCGCCGCTGCCATGGGCATCGCCCTCGGAGCGCAGGACCTCAAGGCCGGGAGCGCGGACGACTTCCTCGAGCGGCTCGAGCCGGTCATGCAGGCGATTCTCGCCACGAGGCCGACAGCGGTGAATATCCGGTGGGCGGTAGAGCGCATCAGGAGGCTCCTCGCCGCGCACCGCGACGAACCGGTTGCGAAGCTCAAGCAGCTCCTCATCGACGAGAGCTGCAAGATCCTCGCCGAGGATATCGAGATCAATAAAACGATCGGCACATGGGGCGCCCAGTTCATCCGGGATGGCGATACCATACTGACCCACTGCAATGCCGGGAGCCTCGCCACCGGCGGCTACGGCACCGCAACGGCGCCCATGCTGGTCGCAAAAGAGCAGGGGAAAAGAATCCAGGTGATCGCCGACGAGACGCGGCCGGTCCTCCAGGGAGCGCGGCTCACCTCGTGGGAGCTGATGCAGGCAGGCATCCCGGTGACCCTGATAACGGATAACATGGCCGGCGCTCTCATGAAGCGGGGCATGATCGACCTCGCCATCGTGGGGACCGACCGCACCACGCGGAACGGCGATGTAGCGAACAAGATCGGCACCTATACGGTAGCGGTGCTCTGCAAGGAGCACGGCATACCGTTTTACGTGGCAGCGCCGCTGAGCAGTATCGACTTCACGATGGCCTCGGGGGACCTTATCCCGATAGAGGAGCGGGGTGCCGACGAGGTGACCACGGTATGGGGCCACCGAGTTGCGCCGGAGGGAGTAAATGTAATAAACTTAGCCTTTGATGTGACGCCGTCGACGTATGTGACGGCCCTCTTTACCGAAAAAGGCGCCTTCCGGCCCCATGACCTGAAGAGGCTCATGCGCGATACCGCCGATATCGAGGCCGTACGGCTGAAACCGTCATAG
- a CDS encoding polyprenyl synthetase family protein: MKAKDIFSDYADELKTVEQQLMGIFSSNVFLIPMIGKHILSSGGKRMRPLFLLLSADLCGYKETNRTVLAAIIEAIHTASLLHDDVIDGADTRRGRPTAHALWGNQVVILVGDYLYSKSLKLAVAQRKQKIMEALSEATTRMTEGEILQLHKTGDPEITREEYFEIIAAKTGVLISAACRIGAILADQPEEREMALARFGMKAGIAFQLADDVLDYVARQQDLGKKLGKDLEEGKITMPLIYLLKRAAPDEREEIRQIVKTRGEGREDSLNRILELFSKYHAIDESLKAAQSLVDEAKAELDLFPASVKKEELLALAEYAMQRKE, from the coding sequence ATGAAGGCAAAAGATATTTTTTCCGACTATGCCGATGAGCTGAAAACCGTCGAGCAGCAGCTCATGGGCATCTTCAGCAGCAATGTATTCCTCATCCCGATGATCGGGAAGCACATCCTGAGCAGCGGCGGCAAGCGGATGCGTCCGCTCTTCCTTCTGCTCAGCGCCGACCTCTGCGGCTATAAAGAGACCAACCGGACCGTGCTGGCAGCGATCATCGAGGCGATCCATACCGCCTCGCTCCTCCATGACGATGTGATCGACGGCGCCGACACCAGGCGGGGCAGGCCTACCGCCCATGCGCTCTGGGGCAACCAGGTCGTGATCCTCGTCGGCGACTATCTTTACTCCAAATCGCTCAAGCTCGCGGTGGCGCAGAGGAAGCAGAAGATCATGGAGGCCCTGTCCGAGGCGACGACACGCATGACCGAAGGCGAGATACTCCAGCTCCATAAAACCGGCGATCCCGAGATAACCAGGGAGGAGTATTTCGAGATCATCGCTGCCAAGACCGGCGTACTCATCTCGGCCGCGTGCAGGATAGGCGCCATTCTCGCCGACCAGCCCGAGGAGCGGGAGATGGCCCTGGCCCGCTTCGGCATGAAGGCGGGGATCGCCTTCCAGCTTGCCGATGATGTGCTCGACTACGTTGCCAGGCAGCAGGACCTCGGGAAGAAGCTCGGCAAGGACCTGGAGGAGGGCAAGATCACGATGCCCTTGATCTACCTCCTCAAAAGAGCCGCTCCTGACGAACGGGAGGAGATACGCCAGATCGTCAAAACCAGAGGAGAGGGCCGGGAGGATTCTCTCAACAGGATACTCGAGCTCTTCTCGAAGTACCATGCCATCGACGAGTCGCTGAAAGCGGCGCAGTCGCTTGTCGATGAGGCGAAGGCCGAGCTCGACCTCTTTCCTGCATCGGTCAAGAAAGAGGAGCTCCTCGCGCTCGCCGAGTACGCGATGCAACGGAAGGAGTAA
- the amrA gene encoding AmmeMemoRadiSam system protein A, producing MHPYAALARKAVEAFVLSRVVLSGPEDVSGDVAGELAGSMDRRAGVFVCLKRHGELRGCIGTFLPTTENVCNEIVKNAIAAATEDPRFPPVQRRELDSLEYSVDILTEPERVSGLSQLDPGRYGVIVVKGARKGLLLPDLEGVDTVEEQLRIAKMKAGIAPSDDDVELFRFAVERYK from the coding sequence GTGCATCCCTACGCAGCACTCGCCCGAAAGGCGGTCGAGGCGTTCGTCCTCTCGAGGGTTGTCCTTTCCGGCCCTGAGGACGTTTCCGGAGACGTGGCCGGAGAGCTGGCCGGGAGTATGGACCGGCGCGCCGGCGTCTTCGTCTGCCTGAAGCGGCACGGCGAGCTGCGGGGCTGCATCGGGACCTTCCTCCCTACCACGGAAAACGTCTGTAACGAGATCGTGAAAAACGCCATAGCCGCTGCTACGGAGGATCCGCGCTTCCCCCCGGTGCAGCGGCGTGAGCTCGACAGCCTGGAGTATTCGGTCGATATCCTCACCGAGCCCGAGCGGGTGAGCGGCCTCTCGCAGCTCGATCCCGGGCGCTACGGGGTTATTGTGGTCAAAGGAGCGAGGAAGGGGCTGCTGCTCCCTGATCTCGAAGGCGTCGATACGGTCGAGGAGCAGCTGCGGATCGCCAAGATGAAGGCGGGCATCGCCCCTTCCGACGATGATGTCGAGCTCTTCAGGTTCGCGGTGGAACGATACAAATAA
- the moaC gene encoding cyclic pyranopterin monophosphate synthase MoaC gives MKLTHFDDEGKARMVDVSEKPSTQREAVAAGSISMKPETLRLIRDRQISKGDVLGVARVAGIMAAKRTADLIPMCHPLAISSVTVDFSIDEAASRIDIRSTVKITGQTGVEMEALTAASIAALTIYDMCKAVDREMVISGIMLLEKRGGKSGEFKRP, from the coding sequence ATGAAACTCACCCATTTCGATGACGAAGGAAAGGCGCGGATGGTCGATGTCTCGGAGAAGCCGTCCACACAGCGTGAAGCGGTGGCAGCGGGGTCGATATCGATGAAGCCCGAGACCCTCAGGCTCATCAGGGACCGGCAGATATCGAAGGGAGACGTGCTCGGCGTTGCCCGGGTGGCAGGGATCATGGCAGCGAAGAGGACCGCCGACCTCATTCCCATGTGCCATCCCCTCGCGATCTCCTCGGTAACGGTCGACTTCAGCATCGACGAAGCGGCGAGCAGGATCGATATACGGTCGACCGTGAAGATCACCGGCCAGACCGGCGTCGAGATGGAGGCCCTCACCGCAGCGAGCATCGCCGCGCTGACGATTTACGATATGTGCAAGGCAGTCGACCGCGAGATGGTGATTTCCGGCATCATGCTCCTCGAGAAGCGCGGCGGGAAGAGCGGGGAATTCAAAAGGCCGTGA
- a CDS encoding KUP/HAK/KT family potassium transporter, whose amino-acid sequence MIERESPVKGIIRSLGLVFGDIGTSPIYTLTVIFLLTRPTEANVIGVLSLIVWTLIILVTVEYAWLAMSLSKKGEGGTIVLREILLPMLKSGRKVAFITLLSFIGISLLVGDGVITPAISILSAVEGMLLIPGLEKTSRETLILIAALIAIALFAVQRKGTEKVAGAFGPLMVVWFSSLAVSGVVALTEVPSIVRAVNPYYAFTFLSENGIAGFFVLSEVILCATGGEALYADMGHLGRAPIIRAWVFVFAALLLNYFGQGAFLLQHPEAKNVLFEMVFYQAQFLYIPFLMLSITATIIASQAMISGMFSIFYQAIMTHIMPLFKVDYTSTELRSQIYIGFVNWFLLIAVLFIMVEFRESHNLAAAYGLAVTVDMTITGILITMIFFLRKNRLKLAVALLVVAVDATFLLSNTYKIPHGGYWSLIIAAVPFSIIMIYTRGQRRLYRSLQPMSLETFLETYRERYRHEATIKGTALFFARDVNRIPPYIVQTMFANRIVYTDNIIVSIVRRDDPFGATGFFKACYAEGLRSFEIQLGYMEVVDIEEILKEAGIEETVIFYGLEDISTRNIIWKLFALIKKITPSYVQFHKLPSYKLHGVITRVEM is encoded by the coding sequence ATGATTGAACGAGAGTCTCCCGTCAAGGGCATCATAAGGTCGTTAGGCCTTGTCTTCGGTGATATAGGGACCAGCCCTATTTATACGCTCACTGTTATTTTTCTCCTCACGAGACCTACCGAGGCTAATGTCATAGGGGTGCTGTCGCTGATCGTCTGGACCCTCATCATTCTTGTGACGGTGGAGTACGCCTGGCTCGCCATGAGCCTGAGCAAGAAGGGAGAGGGGGGCACGATCGTGCTCAGGGAGATCCTGCTGCCGATGCTCAAGTCGGGCCGGAAGGTCGCCTTCATCACCCTTCTGTCCTTCATCGGCATATCGCTCCTGGTCGGCGACGGCGTGATAACTCCTGCGATCAGTATCCTCAGTGCGGTCGAAGGCATGCTGCTCATCCCGGGGCTCGAGAAGACGAGCCGGGAGACGCTCATTCTGATTGCGGCGCTGATCGCCATAGCGCTCTTTGCGGTTCAGCGGAAAGGGACCGAAAAGGTGGCGGGCGCCTTCGGCCCCCTCATGGTCGTATGGTTTTCGTCGCTGGCCGTCTCCGGGGTCGTCGCGCTCACGGAGGTCCCTTCCATCGTACGAGCAGTCAATCCCTACTACGCCTTCACCTTTCTCTCCGAGAACGGTATTGCCGGCTTCTTTGTTCTTTCGGAAGTGATCCTCTGCGCCACCGGAGGCGAGGCGCTCTATGCCGATATGGGGCATCTCGGCCGCGCGCCGATCATCAGGGCGTGGGTCTTCGTCTTCGCCGCCCTGCTCCTGAACTACTTCGGCCAGGGCGCGTTTCTCCTGCAGCATCCCGAGGCGAAGAATGTCCTCTTCGAGATGGTTTTTTACCAGGCGCAGTTTCTCTATATTCCGTTCCTCATGCTGAGCATCACCGCAACCATCATCGCGTCGCAGGCGATGATCAGCGGGATGTTCTCGATCTTCTACCAGGCGATCATGACCCATATCATGCCGCTCTTCAAAGTCGATTACACCTCCACCGAGCTCCGCTCGCAGATATACATCGGCTTCGTGAACTGGTTCCTCCTCATCGCGGTCCTCTTCATCATGGTGGAGTTCAGAGAATCGCACAACCTTGCGGCGGCGTACGGCCTGGCGGTGACGGTCGATATGACGATAACCGGCATTCTGATCACCATGATCTTCTTTTTGAGAAAGAACCGTCTCAAGCTCGCCGTTGCCCTGCTCGTTGTTGCGGTCGATGCGACCTTTCTCCTCTCGAATACCTATAAAATTCCCCATGGGGGCTACTGGTCGCTCATCATCGCAGCGGTCCCTTTCAGCATCATCATGATTTATACCAGGGGCCAGCGGCGGCTGTACCGGTCTCTTCAGCCCATGAGCCTCGAAACGTTTCTCGAAACCTATAGAGAGCGGTACCGGCACGAGGCGACAATAAAGGGAACGGCCCTCTTCTTTGCCCGGGACGTGAACCGTATCCCGCCGTATATCGTCCAGACCATGTTCGCCAACCGGATCGTCTATACGGACAACATTATCGTCTCCATCGTACGGCGGGACGATCCTTTCGGTGCAACCGGGTTCTTCAAGGCCTGTTACGCCGAGGGGCTCCGCTCTTTCGAGATACAGCTCGGGTACATGGAGGTGGTCGATATCGAAGAGATCCTCAAAGAGGCGGGCATCGAGGAGACGGTGATCTTCTACGGCCTCGAGGATATCTCGACGAGAAACATCATCTGGAAGCTCTTCGCCCTCATAAAGAAGATCACCCCTTCCTATGTGCAGTTCCACAAGCTGCCTTCATACAAGCTTCACGGTGTGATCACACGGGTCGAGATGTAA
- the tolB gene encoding Tol-Pal system beta propeller repeat protein TolB, which translates to MLLALTPAFAKVYIDITSPGLSRLPVAVQSFTGNKDISDIVKDDLTFTGLFSCIDEAAHIEKADQPFNPVNWRGIGAELVVKGRVSLVSPRKVSVVVAAYDVAAGGQVLNKEYSAAPDLLRPLAHSIANDLYTLITGQQGVFRTRIAFVGEKGGKRELYVMDWDGHRAHGLGITGGILLGPRWSPDGAKLLYSAERHRQWGIFLLDMSSMKERGIALPKSLAMAGNFFPNSRDFVYTSSKDGNPDIYVADSSTGGERKIISSPWIDVSPSVSGDGRSIAFVSNRAGNPHIYVADQDGYGVRRVSFEGTYNTSPVWSPKGDRIAFVGRAGGRNHIFIVKPDGSGLQQLTHEGNNEDPSFSPDGRYLAFMSDRDGSKGVYLMRANGEGAVRVTPRGLRATSPGWAPL; encoded by the coding sequence ATGCTCTTGGCTCTGACTCCTGCTTTTGCCAAAGTATATATCGATATCACCTCGCCCGGGCTCAGCAGACTGCCTGTTGCCGTACAGAGCTTCACCGGCAATAAGGACATATCGGACATCGTCAAGGACGATCTCACCTTTACCGGTCTCTTCAGCTGCATCGATGAGGCCGCTCATATCGAGAAGGCCGATCAGCCCTTCAATCCCGTAAACTGGAGAGGGATCGGCGCCGAGCTCGTGGTCAAGGGAAGGGTCTCCCTGGTCTCCCCCCGAAAGGTGAGCGTCGTTGTCGCAGCCTATGATGTCGCCGCAGGAGGGCAGGTCCTCAATAAAGAGTACTCTGCCGCTCCGGACCTTCTCCGGCCTCTCGCCCACTCGATCGCCAACGACCTCTACACGCTGATCACCGGCCAGCAGGGAGTGTTCCGGACGAGGATCGCCTTTGTCGGCGAGAAAGGGGGGAAGAGAGAGCTCTATGTGATGGATTGGGATGGCCACCGTGCTCACGGGCTCGGGATAACAGGAGGTATTCTCCTCGGCCCGCGCTGGTCGCCTGACGGCGCCAAATTGCTCTATTCCGCGGAGCGGCATCGGCAGTGGGGGATATTCCTCCTCGACATGAGCTCCATGAAAGAGCGGGGCATTGCCCTCCCGAAAAGCCTCGCCATGGCCGGGAACTTCTTCCCGAACAGCAGGGACTTTGTCTATACCTCCTCGAAGGACGGCAACCCGGATATCTATGTCGCCGATAGCAGCACCGGAGGTGAACGAAAGATCATATCCTCCCCCTGGATCGATGTATCGCCGTCGGTGTCGGGTGACGGGAGATCGATCGCCTTCGTCTCGAACCGCGCAGGCAACCCTCACATCTATGTTGCCGACCAGGACGGGTACGGGGTAAGGAGGGTCTCCTTCGAAGGGACATACAATACCTCGCCGGTCTGGTCGCCCAAGGGAGACCGCATCGCCTTTGTCGGCCGTGCGGGAGGCAGGAACCATATCTTCATCGTAAAGCCGGACGGTTCGGGCCTGCAGCAGCTCACCCATGAAGGAAACAACGAGGACCCATCCTTCTCCCCCGATGGACGCTATCTTGCGTTCATGTCCGACAGGGACGGATCGAAGGGCGTTTACCTCATGAGGGCAAACGGGGAGGGCGCTGTCCGTGTCACTCCCCGGGGGCTCAGGGCCACCAGCCCGGGCTGGGCGCCGCTATAA
- a CDS encoding cell envelope integrity protein TolA, whose product MIASRLKDSSISAAVTYSLLLHLLAVIVALLIAKGTATMRLPSPYVVSLVDSTMPSPSTGSGVKEPVKAEERETRAVEPPAAKPAMTLPRETKKTVKKEEDHLVNDRIDALRAKKRLEQLASLRKVVTVGAAQKTPQTRPANPGPKGNAPGAGSGPAGGGDYYSLVESRIRQQWVFPETIDRDLEAIISIKIAKDGNVTIDRIEKSSGSPLFDRSVMRAIANASPLPPPPRDIEMGVRFRP is encoded by the coding sequence ATGATCGCCTCACGCCTGAAAGATTCGAGCATCTCCGCTGCCGTAACGTACTCTCTCCTCCTCCACCTTCTTGCCGTCATTGTCGCCCTGCTCATAGCAAAAGGGACCGCCACCATGCGGCTGCCTTCGCCGTACGTTGTCTCCCTCGTTGACAGCACAATGCCTTCCCCTTCGACCGGCAGTGGCGTAAAAGAACCGGTTAAGGCCGAGGAGCGGGAGACAAGGGCTGTCGAGCCTCCTGCTGCGAAGCCTGCGATGACCCTGCCCCGGGAGACGAAGAAGACAGTAAAGAAAGAAGAGGACCACCTCGTGAACGACCGCATCGATGCGCTGCGGGCGAAGAAGAGGCTCGAACAGCTGGCGTCGCTCAGAAAAGTGGTTACCGTCGGCGCCGCGCAGAAGACTCCCCAGACGAGACCCGCCAATCCCGGGCCCAAGGGGAACGCCCCGGGCGCCGGCAGCGGACCAGCCGGCGGAGGGGATTACTACTCCCTCGTCGAGAGCAGGATCAGGCAGCAGTGGGTATTCCCCGAGACGATCGACCGGGACCTCGAGGCGATCATCTCGATCAAGATCGCAAAGGACGGAAACGTCACCATCGACCGGATCGAGAAGAGCTCGGGAAGCCCGCTCTTCGACCGGTCGGTCATGAGGGCGATCGCGAACGCGAGCCCCCTGCCGCCCCCGCCCAGGGATATCGAGATGGGAGTGAGATTCAGACCATGA
- a CDS encoding ExbD/TolR family protein, producing MRPTKNRAVLSEINVTPLVDVMLVLLIIFMVTAPLLQQGVDVNLPKAKGKDLPPEERISIVIKKGGALYMNDTPVSMNDLTKKLAAISKLNPNVYLKADQDVPYGLVVEVMGEVKEAGIEKLGMITEPKVSLP from the coding sequence ATGAGACCCACCAAGAATAGAGCCGTACTCTCCGAGATCAACGTCACCCCCCTCGTGGATGTCATGCTCGTGCTGCTGATCATCTTCATGGTCACCGCACCGCTGCTCCAGCAGGGGGTCGATGTGAACCTGCCCAAGGCGAAGGGCAAAGACCTGCCTCCGGAGGAACGGATTTCGATTGTCATAAAGAAGGGCGGCGCCCTCTACATGAACGACACCCCCGTATCGATGAACGACCTGACGAAGAAGCTCGCGGCGATCAGCAAGCTCAATCCGAATGTCTATCTCAAGGCGGACCAGGATGTCCCCTACGGGCTGGTGGTAGAGGTAATGGGCGAGGTAAAGGAGGCTGGTATAGAAAAGCTCGGTATGATCACCGAACCGAAAGTTTCGCTGCCATGA
- the tolQ gene encoding protein TolQ, with amino-acid sequence MILQAGLVVKFVLALLLLFSIVSWAIIIQKWRHFSKADKETRDFMRAYESTRSPQELYAVSKRHLVSPEASLFRAVYSEKAYTERDELKRMLRRYSALEGTRLQRYLNFLATTGSSTPFIGLFGTVWGIMNAFRGIGTAGSASLAVVAPGIAEALIATAIGLAAAIPAVIAYNYFLSRSNRMIIGMEDFSEELIDYMLK; translated from the coding sequence TTGATCCTTCAAGCAGGCCTTGTCGTAAAGTTCGTCCTCGCCCTTCTCCTCCTCTTTTCGATCGTATCCTGGGCGATCATCATTCAGAAGTGGCGGCACTTTTCAAAGGCGGATAAAGAGACCCGCGATTTCATGCGCGCGTACGAGTCGACCCGCTCACCGCAGGAGCTTTATGCCGTATCGAAGCGGCATCTCGTCAGCCCGGAGGCGAGCCTCTTCAGGGCGGTCTATTCCGAAAAGGCGTATACCGAGCGGGACGAGCTCAAGCGGATGCTGAGGAGATACAGCGCCCTCGAGGGGACCCGCCTGCAGCGCTATCTCAATTTCCTCGCCACCACGGGGTCGTCGACGCCCTTCATCGGGCTCTTCGGTACGGTCTGGGGCATCATGAACGCCTTCAGGGGCATCGGCACCGCCGGATCGGCGTCGTTGGCCGTTGTCGCGCCGGGTATTGCCGAAGCGCTCATAGCGACCGCCATCGGTCTCGCTGCGGCGATTCCGGCGGTCATCGCGTACAACTATTTTCTGAGCAGATCGAACCGGATGATCATCGGGATGGAAGACTTTTCAGAAGAGCTCATCGACTACATGCTGAAATAG